A genomic window from Melopsittacus undulatus isolate bMelUnd1 chromosome 7, bMelUnd1.mat.Z, whole genome shotgun sequence includes:
- the ING2 gene encoding inhibitor of growth protein 2: protein MCCWRGGMMLAGPQLVAGPAVPGGERARLLSLYVQDYLECVESLPLDIQRNASLLREMDTQCQEALKEIDDVYEKYKSENDPVQKKRLQQHLQRALINSQELGDEKIQIVTQMLELVENRARQMETHSQCFQDLSENEKPIEKAKMESCQPERSSRRPRRQRTSESRDLCHIANGIDDCDDQPPKEKRSKSSKKKKRSKAKQEREVSPVEFAIDPNEPTYCLCNQVSYGEMIGCDNEQCPIEWFHFSCVGLTYKPKGKWYCPKCRGDNEKTMDKCTDKSKKDRRSR, encoded by the exons atGTGCTGCTGGCGCGGGGGGATGATGCTGGCGGGGCCGCAGCTGGTGGCGGGGCCGGCGGTGCCGGGCGGGGAGCGGGCCCGGCTGCTCTCTCTCTATGTGCAGGACTACTTGGAGTGTGTGGAGTCGCTGCCGCTGGACATCCAGCGCAACGCCTCGCTGCTGCGGGAGATGGACACACAGTGCCAAG aagcattaaaagaaatagaTGATGTCTATGAAAAATACAAGTCAGAAAATGATCCTGTTCAGAAGAAACGcttgcagcagcatctccagcgTGCATTAATCAACAGCCAAGAACTTGGAGATGAAAAAATTCAGATAGTTACTCAGATGCTAGAACTGGTAGAGAATAGAGCTCGGCAAATGGAAACACACTCTCAATGTTTCCAAGATCTGTCTGAGAATGAAAAGCCTATAGAAAAGGCAAAGATGGAGTCCTGTCAGCCAGAGAGATCTTCACGTAGACCTCGTCGCCAGCGAACCAGCGAAAGCCGTGATCTGTGCCATATAGCAAATGGCATCGATGACTGCGATGATCAGCCccctaaagaaaaaagatctaaatcttccaagaagaaaaaacGCTCCAAAGCCAAACAAGAGAGAGAGGTTTCACCCGTAGAATTTGCAATTGATCCCAATGAACCAACTTATTGCTTATGCAACCAAGTGTCTTATGGTGAAATGATAGGATGTGATAATGAACAGTGTCCTATCGAGTGGTTCCATTTCTCATGTGTTGGACTCACCTACAAGCCAAAGGGAAAATGGTATTGCCCCAAGTGCAGAGGAGACAATGAGAAAACAATGGACAAATGTACTGACAAATCAAAAAAGGATAGAAGATCGAGGTAG